The proteins below come from a single Aspergillus oryzae RIB40 DNA, chromosome 5 genomic window:
- a CDS encoding uncharacterized protein (UDP-N-acetylglucosamine enolpyruvyl transferase) produces MPSAIAIDGGRDVTGNVRVSGSKNAGLPLMAATLLAPGPSTLHGLPPVSDIKNMGSILQYLGADVSQVSDNFTIDTTDVTSRFVPAQLTDSLRASILFLGPLLARFGHACLSFPGGCSIGNRPVEEHINGLRKLGACITVTDTYIEAHASQLQGATIDMQTPSVTGTMNLIMAACLARGVTHIHNAAREPEVGDLINFLVLMGVDIHGAGTDQLVIHGCHSTPLSPCQYGVMEDRIEVGTFLILGAICGNPLTVYPCHPEQHVMLIKNLKAVGARVDISDDSVTVWKAKQPLAFMVLLCLAQGTSHVTESVFERRFGQCFGLRAMGAGIRVCERTAIISGVEKLSGALVSGSDLRATASLILAAVVGRGRSVVGGIKYLDRGYYHLERKLAKIGVAVERDSATSLAFLFIGDSVIESIGPIIKAKKESDPGLRRLCALPRGNVYTYNAIVAQCPPVPGLRPHDMHSISNDRFSFLLLCQPTFISYIAYCKLPKDKQCVWPNRARFTDDDMEALARKLADYPICESVVFGELWRTRTKAQLISLEEGILDHWFFGRTVMAGDAIHKGTTNSALGGCTAIEDGVAITNQLHQLLNRHPNKKPSTVEISATMQEYQDSRLDRVKTIVKVGGDLTRLQAFDGWYFYIMQRWLTPWIGLDTLAINIAKLASAGTNLSFVDFPEQKGLLGWPDTIAVEARKNEQRKLPKRWWYWTGDLQQIWPLLVGFFLCFSSTLLWFLPRDPHHVWSGIEAAH; encoded by the exons ATGCCAAGCGCTATCGCAATCGACGGTGGTCGAGATGTTACCGGAAATGTTCGAGTTTCCGGTTCAAAGAATGCCGGACTACCACTCATGGCGGCAACACTACTAGCGCCCGGGCCCAGTACGCTGCACGGCCTCCCACCAGTATCAGACATCAAGAACATGGGTTCGATCTTGCAATACCTTGGGGCCGATGTTTCTCAGGTTAGCGACAACTTTACAATTGACACCACAGATGTAACGTCTCGTTTTGTTCCTGCCCAGCTTACTGATAGCTTAAGAGCGTCGATATTATTTCTTGGCCCGCTCCTTGCTCGATTCGGACATGCCTGTTTAAGTTTTCCTGGGGGCTGTAGTATCGGCAATCGTCCAGTTGAAGAACACATCAACGGCCTCAGGAAGCTTGGGGCTTGTATTACAGTAACAGACACGTATATTGAGGCTCATGCGTCTCAGTTACAAGGAGCAACTATTGATATGCAGACGCCCTCGGTGACTGGAACGATGAATCTCATCATGGCCGCTTGTTTGGCTCGCGGCGTGACACATATCCATAACGCAGCCCGTGAACCGGAAGTGGGTGACTTGATTAACTTCCTGGTCCTCATGGGAGTAGACATTCATGGCGCGGGGACGGACCAACTTGTCATCCATGGTTGTCATAGTACGCCTCTATCTCCTTGTCAGTATGGAGTCATGGAAGATAGGATAGAGGTGGGCACGTTTTTAATCCTAGGGGCCATATGTGGGAACCCTCTTACGGTATATCCCTGTCATCCTGAGCAGCATGTAATGTTGATCAAGAATCTGAAAGCAGTGGGCGCTCGTGTTGATATATCAGATGATTCTGTAACAGTCTGGAAGGCCAAACAACCCTTGGCT TTTATGGTGTTGCTTTGCTTAGCTCAAGGCACAAGTCATGTTACTGAATCTGTTTTTGAGAGAAGATTTGGCCAATGCTTTGGTCTCCGGGCTATGGGGGCAGGGATACGCGTTTGTGAACGGACGGCAATAATTAGTGGAGTTGAGAAGCTGTCTGGGGCACTCGTGTCCGGTTCGGATCTGAGAGCTACTGCTAGCCTGATTCTTGCAGCAGTGgttgggagaggaaggtccGTGGTTGGCGGTATAAAGTATCTGGACAGGGGTTATTACcatctggaaagaaaactcGCAAAGATCGGTGTCGCTGTTGAACG GGACTCTGCAACCAGTTTAGCCTTCTTGTTTATAGGTGACTCTGTCATCG AATCAATCGGCCCCATAATAAAAGCCAAAAAGGAATCG GACCCAGGCCTTAGAAGGCTTTGTGCCTTACCCAGGGGAAACG TCTACACCTACAACGCCATCGTGGCCCAATGTCCACCAGTTCCCGGATTGCGTCCCCACGACATGCATTCAATTTCGAACGACCGTTTCTCGTTCCTGCTCCTCTGTCAGCCGACATTCATTTCCTACATCGCCTACTGCAAACTCCCTAAAGACAAGCAGTGTGTATGGCCCAATCGCGCGCGATTTACCGATGACGACATGGAGGCCCTGGCGCGCAAGCTAGCCGACTATCCAATCTGCGAGTCGGTGGTCTTCGGGGAACTGTGGCGAACCCGCACCAAGGCCCAGCTGATCTCCCTGGAAGAAGGCATTCTCGACCACTGGTTCTTTGGCCGGACGGTAATGGCTGGCGACGCAATCCACAAGGGGACCACCAACTCGGCGCTGGGCGGCTGCACGGCAATAGAAGACGGCGTAGCAATCACCAACCAACTCCATCAACTGTTGAACCGACACCCAAACAAGAAACCCTCGACTGTGGAAATCAGTGCCACCATGCAGGAGTACCAGGACTCGCGACTAGACCGCGTTAAAACCATTGTCAAAGTCGGCGGCGATCTCACGCGTCTACAGGCCTTTGACGGATGGTACTTTTACATTATGCAGCGCTGGCTCACTCCGTGGATCGGCCTGGATACGCTAGCAATTAATATAGCCAAGCTTGCCAGTGCTGGCACGAATTTGAGCTTTGTCGACTTTCCAGAGCAGAAGGGGCTTCTGGGATGGCCGGATACCATCGCGGTAGAGGCAAGGAAGAACGAGCAGAGGAAGCTACCAAAGAGGTGGTGGTACTGGACCGGGGATCTGCAGCAGATTTGGCCCTTGTTGGTGGGATTTTTCCTGTGCTTTAGTTCGACGCTGTTGTGGTTCTTGCCTAGGGACCCCCATCATGTGTGGTCTGGGATTGAGGCGGCTCATTGA
- a CDS encoding fungal specific transcription factor domain-containing protein (predicted protein) has product MRANTSNSHFVRAWMTLGRAVTLAQILNLHRIDSGDTARQQRTGSQQDATETGLACDTLDPASLEETRRSFWSLYIFESYGSVRIGRPCTLEEDNLCIFLPSPGELSETFLPSPMPFISDSTKLTGVGYLTSYAAVTIMVKLARLCFEHVSILSRSASDSGFWDRHYRLVKTINDYTAIFQRYLTAKAVREDPLAFSLHLNLCATHINLHEAAIRKVEEQDLPKLVAAESRKCSTAAAFKILGAIRMNWPVQRSERDHFTLQATFIGWPISMSLIALSRSLANGDTTPIGIVDSLRLLCAALDHVEEADGYWHQASRAAVAALAKWDEQQHESRPGE; this is encoded by the exons ATGCGCGCAAATACATCGAACTCT CACTTTGTCCGCGCGTGGATGACCCTCGGCCGTGCTGTTACACTTGCACAAATCCTCAACCTGCATCGCATAGATAGCGGTGATACGGCTCGACAGCAGCGCACAGGGTCTCAACAGGATGCCACCGAAACAGGATTAGCCTGCGATACGCTCGATCCGGCCTCGCTGGAGGAGACTCGTCgttctttctggtctttatatatattcgaAAGCTACGGGAGCGTCCGCATTGGTCGGCCTTGCACTCTAGAAGAGGACAACCTGTGTATCTTTCTCCCGTCGCCCGGTGAGCTTAGCGAGACATTTCTGCCTAGCCCAATGCCCTTTATCAGCGACTCTACAAAACTCACCGGAGTTGGCTACCTGACCTCCTATGCTGCGGTGACCATCATGGTGAAGCTGGCCCGCCTCTGCTTTGAGCACGTCAGTATCCTCTCTCGCAGTGCTAGCGACTCTGGGTTTTGGGACCGACATTACCGTCTAGTTAAGACAATCAATGACTACACCGCCATTTTCCAACGATACCTGACTGCTAAAGCCGTCCGTGAAGATCCGCTGGCGTTTTCACTACACCTCAACCTATGCGCAACACACATTAACCTCCACGAGGCAGCGATACGTAAAGTTGAAGAGCAAGATCTACCCAAGCTTGTTGCAGCTGAAAGTCGCAAGTGTAGTACTGCCGCGGCATTCAAGATTCTCGGAGCTATTCGCATGAATTGGCCTGTTCAGCGGTCGGAG CGTGATCACTTCACCCTTCAGGCGACGTTTATTGGCTGGCCCATTTCTATGAGCCTAATTGCCCTGAGTCGCAGTTTAGCCAATGGTGACACGACTCCCATCGGCATCGTGGACTCTCTGCGCTTGTTATGCGCCGCTCTGGACCATGTTGAGGAAGCTGATGGGTATTGGCACCAAGCAAGCAGGGCTGCGGTGGCTGCCTTGGCAAAATGGGATGAGCAACAACACGAGTCCCGCCCCGGGGAATGA
- a CDS encoding beta-glucosidase H (beta-glucosidase-related glycosidases): MPRLDVEKTIEELSLGEKVALTAGIDFWHTASVPRLNIPTLRMSDGPNGVRGTRFFNGVPAACFPCATALGATWDTELLHEIGQLMGEESIAKGSHIILGPTINTQRSPLGGRGFESFAEDGVLSGLLAGYISKGIQEKGVAATLKHFVCNDQEHQRMAVDSIVTQRALREIYLLPFQLAMRICRTACVMTAYNKVNGTHVSQNKEIITDILRKEWGWDGLVMSDWFGTYSTSDAINAGLDLEMPGKTRWRGTALAHAVSSNEVAEFVMDERVRNVLNLVNFVDGLNIPENAPEKALNRPQDQALLRRAAAESVVLMKNEEDILPLKKEKSILVIGPNSKVAAYCGGGSASLDAYYTVTPFEGVSAQSKGEVKFSQGVYSHKDLPLLGPLLKTADGKTGFSFKVYNEHPSESNRELIEQLHLVSSSGFLMDYVNPKIKSLTYYVDMEGLFTPEEDGVYDFGVTVVGTGQLFIDGELVVDNTKNQRQGSAFFGSATVEEKGSKELKAGQTYKVLFQFGTAPTSDLDTRGVVVFGPGGFRFGASRRVGQEELISNAVKLASEAEQVVVFAGLTSEWETEGYDRDHMDLPPGSDEMISRVLDVNPNAVVVIQSGTPVTMPWANKTKALLHAWFGGNECGNGIADVLYGDVNPSGKLPITFPVRLQDNPSYVNFRSERGRVLYGEDVYVGYRYYEKVDLAPLFPFGHGLSYTTFTRSDLTLTTTPEKPQYEESGEPITATVTVTNTGKVAGAEIVQLWVAPPATEVNRPVRELKGFTKVFLQPGEQKKVEIVVEKKLATSWFDEMREKWASEKGEYEVLVTGTGEGVLKSSFKVEKTRYWLGL; encoded by the exons ATGCCTCGTCTAGACGTCGAGAAGACCATCGAAGAACTCTCCCTAGGGGAGAAGGTCGCCTTGACGGCCG GAATCGACTTCTGGCACACAGCTTCCGTGCCCCGCCTCAACATCCCAACTCTCCGCATGTCCGATGGCCCCAACGGCGTGCGCGGAACtcgcttcttcaacggcGTCCCAGCCGCATGTTTCCCTTGTGCCACGGCACTGGGCGCAACCTGGGACACCGAGCTGCTCCATGAGATTGGTCAATTGATGGGAGAGGAATCCATTGCCAAGGGCTCGCACATTATTCTAGGCCCCACGATCAACACCCAGCGGTCTCCGCTCGGAGGTCGTGGATTCGAGTCCTTTGCTGAGGACGGTGTGCTCTCTGGACTCTTGGCCGGTTATATCTCCAAGGGTATTCAGGAGAAGGGCGTTGCGGCCACTCTGAAGCACTTTGTGTGCAATGACCAGGAGCATCAGCGTATGGCTGTTGATAGCATTGTTACGCAGCGGGCTCTGCGCGAGATCTATTTGTTGCCGTTTCAATTGGCCATGAGGATTTGCAGGACGGCTTGTGTTATGACAGCTTATAACAAGGTGAATGGAACGCACGTTAGTCAGAATAAGGAAATCATCACGGATATCTTGCGGAAGGAgtggggatgggatgggtTGGTTATGAGTGATTGGTTCGGTACCTACAGTACCAGTGATGCAATCAATGCTGGTTTGGACCTGGAGATGCCGGGCAAGACACGCTGGCGTGGAACTGCTCTGGCGCATGCCGTTTCTTCGAACGAGGTCGCTGAGTTTGTCATGGATGAGCGTGTCCGCAATGTGTTGAACCTGGTTAACTTTGTGGATGGCCTGAACATCCCGGAGAACGCCCCGGAGAAGGCTCTCAACCGGCCACAGGACCAagctcttctccgccgtGCTGCGGCGGAGTCTGTCGTTCTCATGAagaacgaggaagacatcTTGCccctgaagaaggagaagtctATCTTGGTTATTGGTCCTAACTCCAAGGTTGCGGCGTACTGCGGCGGTGGATCCGCGTCTTTGGATGCTTATTACACTGTCACCCCATTCGAGGGTGTCTCGGCTCAGAGCAAGGGTGAGGTCAAGTTCTCTCAAGGTGTCTATTCGCACAAggaccttcctctccttggACCCCTGCTGAAGACCGCCGACGGCAAGACTGGTTTCTCATTCAAGGTATACAACGAGCACCCTTCCGAGTCTAACCGCGAACTTATCGAGCAGCTGCACCTGGTCTCGTCGAGCGGATTCCTAATGGACTATGTCAACCCCAAGATCAAGTCTCTCACCTACTACGTCGACATGGAGGGTCTCTTCACCCCCGAGGAAGACGGTGTCTACGACTTCGGTGTCACTGTTGTTGGCACCGGCCAACTGTTCATCGACGGCGAGCTCGTCGTTGACAACACCAAGAACCAGCGCCAGGGCTCCGCCTTCTTCGGCTCCGCTACCGTCGAAGAGAAGGGCTCCAAAGAACTCAAGGCCGGCCAAACATACAAGGTTCTCTTCCAGTTCGGCACAGCCCCTACCTCCGACCTCGATACCCGCGGCGTGGTAGTCTTCGGACCCGGTGGCTTCCGCTTCGGAGCCAGCCGTCGCGTCGGCCAGGAAGAGCTCATCTCCAACGCCGTCAAGCTCGCCTCCGAGGCCGAACAAGTAGTCGTCTTCGCCGGTCTGACTAGCGAATGGGAAACCGAGGGCTACGACCGCGACCACATGGACCTTCCCCCCGGCAGCGACGAGATGATCTCGCGCGTGCTGGACGTCAACCCGAACGCCGTCGTGGTCATTCAGAGCGGCACCCCAGTGACCATGCCATGGGCCAACAAGACCAAGGCTCTCCTACACGCCTGGTTCGGCGGTAACGAGTGCGGTAACGGTATCGCGGACGTGCTCTACGGCGACGTCAACCCCTCCGGCAAGCTGCCCATTACTTTCCCCGTACGTCTGCAGGACAACCCCAGCTACGTCAACTTTCGTTCCGAGCGCGGCCGTGTCCTCTACGGTGAAGACGTCTACGTCGGATACCGCTACTACGAAAAGGTCGATCTGGcccctctcttccccttcggCCACGGTCTCTCCTACACCACCTTCACCCGCTCCGACCTGACCCTCACCACCACTCCCGAGAAGCCCCAGTACGAAGAAAGCGGCGAGCCCATCACCGCAACCGTCACGGTGACCAACACCGGCAAGGTCGCCGGTGCAGAGATCGTCCAGCTCTGGGTCGCTCCCCCGGCAACGGAAGTCAACCGTCCCGTCCGCGAACTCAAGGGATTCACTAAGGTCTTCCTGCAGCCTggtgagcagaagaaggtcgagatcgtcgtggagaagaagctggcgACGAGTTGGTTCGACGAGATGCGCGAGAAGTGGGCGTCCGAGAAAGGCGAGTATGAGGTTCTTGTAACTGGTACTGGCGAGGGTGTTCTTAAGTCGTCCTTCAAGGTCGAGAAGACTCGCTACTGGTTGGGTCTGTGA
- a CDS encoding uncharacterized protein (predicted protein), with amino-acid sequence MVIFLAMAGSIYQNLALQKVTQAMPTLSAADITNLVAGTSSHTYKALSGEERDLVTPQITDAMRDVWLFFLVAGVVSFVLTLGLGVSYLLLSVFGIRKGIYGLTED; translated from the exons ATGGTCATCTTCCTTGCCATGGCAGGATCTATCTATCAGAATCTTGCGTTGCAGAAAGTGACGCAGGCTATGCCTACTCTCAGTGCGGCTGATATCACGAATCTGGTTGCTGGGACGAGTAGTCACACTTATAAGGCGTTGtcgggggaggagagagattTGGTTACGCCGCAGATTACGGATGCGATGAGGGATGTttggttgttctttttggtgGCTGGGGTAGTGAGTTTTGTGCTTActttggggttgggggtaAGTTATCTTCTTTTAAGTGTTTTTGGGATCaggaaaggaatatatgGGCTGACTG AGGACTAG
- a CDS encoding uncharacterized protein (predicted protein), with amino-acid sequence MSAPCSGMFQVRWRWYNKDVDRILSHVYIMVFAPLLSLSLATSVAGHGYMYIPSSRTRLGHEAGIDSCPECAILEPVSSWPDLDAAPVGRSGPCGYNARDSIDYNQPTTNWGSDAVQSYSPGEEIEVQWCVDHNGDHGGMFTYRICQDQSIVDKFLDPSYLPTNDEKQAAEDCFDAGLLPCTDVSGQECGYSADCTEGEACWRNDWFTCNGFEASDRPKCQGVDNAELNSCYTSIAGGYTVTKKVKLPEYTSNHTLISFKWNSFQTGQIYLSCADIAIQ; translated from the exons ATGTCCGCCCCCTGCTCGGGCATGTTTCAAGTCAGGTGGAGATGGTACAACAAGGATGTCGATCGCATTTTGAGtcatgtatatataatg GTCTTCGCCCCATTACTCTCCCTCAGTTTAGCTACCTCCGTAGCAGGCCATGGCTACATGTACATCCCTTCTAGCCGAACCCGTCTTGGTCACGAG GCCGGTATCGACTCATGCCCTGAGTGTGCGATCCTCGAGCCCGTTTCCTCCTGGCCAGACCTCGATGCGGCACCAGTTGGCCGCAGTGGACCCTGCGGTTACAACGCCCGTGACAGTATCGACTACAACCAGCCAACCACCAACTGGGGCTCCGACGCTGTGCAAAGCTACAGCCCCGGCGAAGAGATCGAAGTACAGTGGTGTGTTGACCACAACGGTGACCATGGTGGCATGTTCACGTACCGGATCTGTCAAGACCAGAGCATTGTCGACAAGTTTCTCGACCCGTCTTACCTGCCCACCAACGACGAGAAGCAGGCTGCTGAGGATTGTTTCGACGCAGGTCTGCTACCCTGCACGGATGTCAGTGGCCAGGAGTGTGGGTACAGTGCGGATTGTACCGAGGGCGAGGCCTGCTGGCGTAATGATTGGTTTACGTGCAATGGCTTCGAGGCTTCTGACCGGCCTAAGTGCCAGGGTGTTGACAATGCAGAGTTGAACTCCTGCTATACCAGTATTGCTGGTGGATACACGGTGACCAAGAAGGTCAAGCTGCCGGAGTACACTTCCAACCATACCTTGATTTCGTTCAAGTGGAACTCGTTCCAGACTGGCCAGATTTACCTGTCTTGTGCTGATATTGCCATTCAGTGA
- a CDS encoding DUF3431 domain-containing protein (predicted protein) — protein sequence MRRKVRRSVTHLTVFGCILFLILYLNCSPSLSPLKKNPQTYPWTRVTYQTNSEVLPPARGICPGLKESSKPALVISRVEADGDPSWLDVLDKKYHLCVYTVDAPENPKSQYLQVPLNRGHEAMTYLTFIIDNYDQIPTRGAVFAHGSRFAWHNDHQTYDNADLLAALNIPAALEPWGYHNLRCDWSLSTCPSNVPPQGGLENAFTAAFQPWSARAVSDVALPKALDALFGTGAGSQAKLGRTHTVRSQCCAQFVVARDNIRRHSREEYVALRQWLLDAGTHRNAASLDDRTSGRVLSYIWHILFINQNPVAGVSEGVDLEALNHQACPSAKDCYCRLYGRCDLDRCVSGSCFGQYRLPKNLRLPDDWADTH from the coding sequence ATGAGACGCAAAGTTCGAAGATCCGTCACCCACCTCACCGTTTTCGGCtgcatcctcttcctcatcctctaCCTGAACTGCTCGCCCTCACTATCGCCGCTCAAGAAAAACCCCCAAACCTATCCATGGACTAGAGTCACCTACCAAACGAACTCGGAGGTTCTCCCACCAGCCCGTGGCATCTGCCCGGGCCTCAAAGAATCCTCAAAACCAGCCCTCGTCATATCCCGAGTCGAAGCCGATGGCGATCCCTCCTGGCTCGATGTCCTAGACAAAAAGTACCATCTCTGCGTATACACCGTCGACGCACCGGAGAACCCTAAATCCCAATACCTTCAGGTCCCGCTTAACCGCGGCCACGAAGCCATGACCTACCtcaccttcatcatcgacaattACGACCAGATCCCGACGCGCGGCGCCGTCTTCGCCCACGGCTCCCGCTTCGCCTGGCACAACGACCACCAGACATACGACAACGCCGACCTCCTCGCCGCCCTCAACATCCCCGCCGCCCTGGAACCATGGGGCTACCACAACCTCCGCTGCGACTGGAGTCTCAGCACCTGTCCCTCCAATGTCCCGCCCCAAGGCGGCCTCGAAAACGCCTTCACAGCCGCCTTCCAGCCCTGGAGCGCGCGCGCCGTATCCGACGTCGCGCTCCCCAAAGCCCTCGACGCCCTATTCGGCACTGGCGCCGGCAGCCAGGCCAAGCTGGGTCGCACGCATACCGTCCGCTCGCAATGCTGCGCGCAATTCGTCGTCGCGAGAGATAACATCCGTCGCCATTCTAGGGAGGAGTATGTCGCGCTGCGACAGTGGTTGTTGGATGCGGGGACTCACCGTAATGCGGCGTCGTTGGATGATCGTACCTCCGGTCGTGTTCTGTCTTACATCTGGCATATCCTGTTCATTAACCAGAATCCTGTGGCGGGGGTTTCGGAGGGGGTTGATCTGGAGGCGTTGAATCACCAGGCTTGTCCGTCTGCGAAGGATTGTTACTGTCGGTTGTATGGGAGGTGTGACCTTGATCGGTGTGTGTCGGGCTCTTGCTTTGGGCAGTATCGTCTGCCGAAGAATTTGAGGTTACCTGATGATTGGGCGGATACGCATTGA
- a CDS encoding uncharacterized protein (predicted protein), giving the protein MQPSANMIHPEGPVVISIPESAKIHIVGKTNADFRQRVTVEEIGKDKYIFEGSGEGKPMTLAGGNESVDLEPIKGTGFRTWKIDFQNSSSGAEDSFRMSKVLRPVYNTVYDENYKVRKMEWEIASEDNIDDDYNDAIITVSADI; this is encoded by the coding sequence ATGCAGCCCAGCGCCAACATGATCCACCCCGAAGGCCCCGTGGTCATCTCCATCCCGGAGAGTGCAAAGATCCACATCGTCGGCAAGACAAACGCAGACTTCCGCCAAAGGGTCACCGTCGAGGAGATTGGCAAAGACAAGTACATATTCGAAGGCAGCGGTGAAGGCAAGCCCATGACCCTTGCGGGAGGAAACGAGAGCGTCGACCTTGAGCCTATCAAGGGCACTGGATTCCGCACATGGAAAATCGACTTCCAGAACTCCAGTTCCGGCGCAGAGGACTCCTTTAGAATGTCGAAAGTGCTGCGTCCAGTCTACAACACCGTTTACGATGAGAACTACAAGGTTCGAAAAATGGAGTGGGAGATTGCGAGTGAAGATAACATTGATGATGATTACAACGATGCGATCATCACTGTCAGCGCCGACATTTGA
- a CDS encoding uncharacterized protein (predicted protein): MTGKVPDVVLMTTSGSMRIVGEMKTRWVVALDLEAATLPHEEPHLRHILGADRGYMKMSDRKYGFISTYEGTIFLKQDFKMGSWTLFHGHAIRHSTKEQEVLDFGDKFSLRECFWFLIGCDLEDDIAGNSLLLRE, encoded by the exons ATGACAGGAAAAGTTCCGGACGTTGTGCTAATGACAACTTCCGGAAGCATGCGCATTGTTGGGGAGATGAAGACACGGTGGGTTGTGGCCCTTGATCTCGAAGCCGCTACCCTACCACACGAGGAGCCCCATCTGAGGCATATACTAG GCGCAGATCGCGGCTACATGAAGATGTCGGACAGAAAGTACGGTTTCATATCGACGTACGAGGGAACGATATTCCTAAAACAAGACTTCAAAATGGGCTCGTGGACATTGTTCCACGGTCATGCAATTCGCCATTCgacaaaagaacaagaagtgTTGGATTTCGGGGACAAATTTTCGCTGAGAGAATGTTTCTGGTTTTTGATCGGGTGCGAcctggaggatgatattgcAGGCAACTCCCTGCTTCTGCGGGAATAG
- a CDS encoding uncharacterized protein (predicted transporter (major facilitator superfamily)): protein MSFIDTDPEKQGSNDNVASTGSSENVIPKEASLRPIHGWKWAIAYASMISTTFLFALDNTIVADIQPVILDLFGEVSLLPWIGVGFALGTMCVLPWGKVYGVFNVKYVYLFNITLFEIGSAVCGAAPNMTALVVGRVIAGVGGSGMYSGTLSFVAMLTSLKERPIYMAGSTVIWGIGSVLGPVVGGAFADSSATWRWAFYINLPIGAVFAPSYLLLVPSVDPQPSKSWAEKCRMIDWIMTTMFLAGSASLVMAITFGGTLYAWSSGNEIALWVVAGVLLVVCIVLAKYHPGVYKDNRLYPAHFFKRPILVNLQLQMFLVSGIVLAMTYYIPLFFQFIRVRDLSS from the exons ATGTCTTTCATCGACACAGACCCTGAAAAACAGGGTAGCAATGACAACGTTGCCAGCACGGGCTCCAGCGAGAATGTCATCCCCAAAGAGGCGTCGCTCCGTCCAATTCACGGATGGAAG TGGGCCATTGCATATGCCTCAATGATCTCGACTACGTTTCTATTCGCATTGGACAATACCATC GTCGCCGACATCCAACCCGTGATTCTCGACTTATTCGGTGAAGTTTCGCTCCTTCCATGGATCGGAGTTGGGTTTGCCCTCGGCACAATGTGCGTCCTACCATGGGGCAAggtctacggagtattcaACGTCAAATACGTCTATCTGTTCAATATCACACTGTTTGAAATTGGAAGCGCAGTATGTGGCGCGGCCCCGAATATGACTGCCCTCGTGGTCGGCCGTGTCATCGCCGGGGTAGGCGGATCGGGGATGTACTCGGGGACGCTGAGTTTCGTGGCTATGTTGACATCGCTGAAGGAGCGACCAATCTATATGGCTGGAAGCACCGTTATCTGGGGGATCGGGAGTGTCCTTGGTCCAGTG GTTGGCGGTGCGTTCGCAGATAGTTCTGCGACATGGCGATGG GCCTTTTACATCAATCTCCCCATCGGAGCCGTCTTCGCCCCATCCtatctcctcctcgtccccaGCGTCGACCCACAGCCATCCAAAAGCTGGGCCGAAAAATGTCGCATGATAGACTGGATCATGACGACCATGTTTCTTGCAGGATCTGCCAGTCTGGTTATGGCTATCACTTTCGGTGGCACACTGTATGCCTGGAGCTCCGGGAACGAGATTGCGCTCTGGGTTGTAGCAGGCGTGCTTCTAGTCGTCTGTATTGTCCTGGCCAAATACCATCCAGGCGTGTATAAGGATAACCGGCTCTATCCGGCACATTTCTTCAAACGACCTATTCTGGTCAATCTTCAGTTGCAGATGTTCTTGGTTTCTGGTATTGTGCTG GCCATGACCTACTATATCCCGTTATTCTTCCAGTTTATACGAGTTCGTGACCTATCCTCTTGA